The genome window AGTGTGGGGGTGAAGGTGTGTTTCTTGAGGGAGCTCATCGTGTCCACCGTTAGTATGAAAGTGCGGTTTTTATAAACAATCGGCAGGGGAGTAGTAACCGCCCTGAAAGTATTCGAACGGAAGATTTTTAGCCAGCATGGCACTGTCGGCAAATTCCACGGTGTCGGCGATGAAGCACATCCCGGTTGCACTGATCAGCTCTAGCATGCGGTCGTACAGCCGATCGAACAGACCGGAACGCGTATTCAGGCTCAGCCGCAGGGCGGAGTCCGGAAAAGGCATTTTCACGTAGTCGTAAAGCTTGAGGTCGATCAGCAAGTCTGCCGGTTTTGTATCGAGTCTGTAATTGTTGTAGGCCAGGGTGATAGCGCACTGGTCTTTTAACTTATACAACTGACGCACCATCGCGCGGCGCTCGACAGGGCCGGGCAGGGCATCCAGAGGATTGGTAATACTGAGCGTAAAGGGCTGTCTGCGTTTTTCCAGTGACTGGGCGGTCTGAACAATGCTCTTGTGGAGATCTTCGTTCATCAAGGCGGCTTGATCGATCCGCAGGA of Pseudomonas azotoformans contains these proteins:
- a CDS encoding YuxH family protein; protein product: MNSEKVAPANAVDFRLARQAIVDRSHALWGSEVSVGSLQDHQVPDSAYHKALQRISAAHKASNSVVSRKFLRIDQAALMNEDLHKSIVQTAQSLEKRRQPFTLSITNPLDALPGPVERRAMVRQLYKLKDQCAITLAYNNYRLDTKPADLLIDLKLYDYVKMPFPDSALRLSLNTRSGLFDRLYDRMLELISATGMCFIADTVEFADSAMLAKNLPFEYFQGGYYSPADCL